In Asticcacaulis sp. SL142, the sequence GCCTGCGGGCATTTAGGCATAAGGAGTACCTATGAAGGAACTGGAGCGTGACGCTGGTGGTCAGGAGGTTTCCATCGAGGAGCGGTCTGATGTGCTGGTCTACATCGGGGACATGGCGGTATCTTTGGCGCAACTGGCGCAGAAGGTGGGGCATCAGGGCCTGAGTGAGCACCTTTTTGATGCGGCCCAAAAGGCCAGAGGGCCTGTGGCCTGATTAACTGGCCAGTACGTAATAGCCGCCGGGTTGAGGGGCGATCAGACCGGCGATTTCAAGCTCACTCAAGGCCGCAAAACCGAGCGTCATCTTTGATGCGGCACAAAAGGCCAGAGGGCCTGTGGCCTGATTAACTGGCCAGTACGTAATAGCCGCCGGGTTGAGGGGCGATCAGACCGGCGATTTCAAGCTCACTCAAGGCCGCAAAACCGAGCGTCATCGACGCACCCGCCAGCCGTAAGACTTCGTCGCGGTGGCTGGGAGTGTGGCTGATCAGGTTGAGGATTTGCGTGCGCAGGTCATCGATCCGGTCATCGAGATCGTCGGTGGTGTCCTCAGGTGTCGCCAGATAGTGCGGGCGCATATCGTCATAGGCCGGCCGTGCGCCGTCGTTTAAGCCCATGCCGCTTTCCAGAATGCGAATGACGTCTTCGGCGGTTTCACACAGGTGCGCGCCCTGACGCAGCAGGTCATTCGATCCTCGCGCCCTTGGGTCAAGCGGCGAGCCGGGTACGGCAAAGACATCGCGGTTTTGCTCAACGGCCAGCCGCGCCGTAATCAGGGAGCCTGAGCGCAGTTCGGCCTCAACCACGATGGTGCCGAGTGTAAGTCCGCTGATGACCCGGTTGCGACGGGGAAAATCTCTGGCGTGGGCCTTATAGCCCGCCGGGCTTTCGGAGATCAGCACACCATAGGTTTTAAGCGCGGTATATAAATCCTGATTTTGCGGAGGATAGACATCATCAATCCCGCCGCCCAGTACCGCCGCCGTGCCGGTTTTGAGGGAGCCTTGATGGGCGTGGGTGTCGATGCCCCGCGCCAGACCTGAGACGATGGTGTAACCGGCTTCGCCCAGTTCGGCGGCCAGTTGGTGGGCCATCTTCATGCCGGCAGCCGAGGCATTGCGCGCCCCCACGATCGCCACAGCTTTGGGGGGCAGGGCGTGCTCACCCAGCAGCCACAGAACGGGCGGGGCAGCGGCGATATGGCTGAGCAGTTTGGGGTAATCCGCATCCCCCAGCACAACCAGACGCGCACCGGTGGCCCGGCTGTTTTTGATCTCAGCCTCAACCATCGCCATGGGGGCGGGTGTTATGCCGCCGCCTGCGCGTTGGGCCAAGGTGGGCAGGGCTTCAAGTGTGCTGATGGCACTGCCGAAGCGGGTGATAAGCTGCTGAAAATTGATCGGGCCGATGCGCTGGGTGCGCGCCAGTCTCAGGCGGGCGATGCGCTCCTCTTCGGTCTTCACAGGTGGAAAGGGCGGCGCATCGAACAGGGACATCTAGGCGGTCTTGTCCTTTTTGCCGATCTTCGGCTCGGTGCCAGCCATCAGCCGTTTGATATTGTCCTTATGGCGGATGTAGATCAGCACCGCCATGAACAGGCTCATCAGCACGAACGGGTAGGGCTGATCAATTAGGAACCCTACGGGTGCGATGAGTGCGGCGGCGACCAGAGCGCTTAAAGACGAGATGCGCAGGGTAAACGCCACCAGCAACCAGATGGCACCGGCGGCCAGCCCCATGGGCCAGGCGGCGGCAAACAGGGTGCCTAAGAATGTGGCCACCCCCTTGCCGCCCTTGAATTTCAGCCAGACGGGGAACAGGTGGCCCAGAAACGCTGCAGCACCCGCCAGCGCCATGCCGGTCTGG encodes:
- the plsY gene encoding glycerol-3-phosphate 1-O-acyltransferase PlsY codes for the protein MLSQPIIYALAVLGGYLLGSIPFGVLTTKLAGIDIREVGSGNIGATNVLRTGRKDLALITFLGDTGKGAMAVGIAFAALLSVDMATRQTGMALAGAAAFLGHLFPVWLKFKGGKGVATFLGTLFAAAWPMGLAAGAIWLLVAFTLRISSLSALVAAALIAPVGFLIDQPYPFVLMSLFMAVLIYIRHKDNIKRLMAGTEPKIGKKDKTA
- the dprA gene encoding DNA-processing protein DprA: MSLFDAPPFPPVKTEEERIARLRLARTQRIGPINFQQLITRFGSAISTLEALPTLAQRAGGGITPAPMAMVEAEIKNSRATGARLVVLGDADYPKLLSHIAAAPPVLWLLGEHALPPKAVAIVGARNASAAGMKMAHQLAAELGEAGYTIVSGLARGIDTHAHQGSLKTGTAAVLGGGIDDVYPPQNQDLYTALKTYGVLISESPAGYKAHARDFPRRNRVISGLTLGTIVVEAELRSGSLITARLAVEQNRDVFAVPGSPLDPRARGSNDLLRQGAHLCETAEDVIRILESGMGLNDGARPAYDDMRPHYLATPEDTTDDLDDRIDDLRTQILNLISHTPSHRDEVLRLAGASMTLGFAALSELEIAGLIAPQPGGYYVLAS